The genomic window AACAGATACTATTATTTCAGTAGCACTGCGTCGTACATATGAATTAGAACCTTAAACTAACggcataaaatactttttgtaagaTATTGTTTTATACTTACAATGACGTTACCACACTGATCAAAGACGGGTGGGCGTCTAGTGTTGATGCTGCGCAGGTATTCCGACCAACGGCGAAGGCATTCTGTGACTTCTCGTTGGTCGCCCCACACTCCTTGCGTGTACGTGAAGTAAAGGGAACCTACTATGATGCCAGCCTGTTGAGGAGATAGTCATACGGTAAATTACGTCAAGCGCTACTAATAGCGATGAAATGTAGAGGAGGTGTTCTTAACATTGCTGCATTGTAAGATTATCTACACACCGTATTAATATCTACGGATAGATATATGGAATCACTGGAATGCGACTGAAAATATTATAGGGAGTTAAAGAGTAAATAGAAAGTTAAGAAATGAAATGTAATGCATTTAAGCAACATAATAGGTATACAAAAATAACGAAAATTTGGAatgtaacaaaaacatttttaatttcttttcttttcaaatatattctgaaacaaaatacttATAGGAAAAAGAAACTTGTATTCTTCTTTCGATGTGGAGGGAATCCACTCAGAGATagataataagtacctaataaaatggTGATAATGGTTAGTCGATTATTATCTACATCAAGAAATCGTAGTTAGAGACGCAAACGTTAGATATCGAAACTTAATCTGACTATCGATATCGTATTAAAATTTCGACCCTTACGGATAAGGATTACAGCATAACAAATCTTAATTAATACTAGGGCGACAGATAAGAAAAGAGGTAAGGTTTCACCAACTTTGATGGCGTACAAAAGCTTTCCGTGGACGTAGTAAGGCATTCTGGGTATAGCAACAGTTTGACCAGATTTTTTCATCTTGTATTCGTGTCTGCTGCAAACTTTGATGCAAGTCGGATGCAACGGAATATCTGTGGAAGGATTgaattacatacatacttatattgacataatttatattaaaacttataCAAAATTCTGAATAAGGTAAGTAGAAAAGGACTTTAGGTGAAGTGTCGAAGTCTAAAACTTGAATCCTCAGATTCGGctctataatatttatatagatgATTCATTTAGCCAAAGACATGAGTCAAAACCGCGGCATACAATTATGTAtgtagttaatttaaataaaaatcaatttaatttaataataaaaattcgtGAAGTGCAAAATATGTGTGCGAGTAAGATAACTCTACAAAATGATTatgatttgtttttctttcgaAAAAGTAGCAGAAAACATGGATACCACATCATCTACGGAGTGCCTGGTAAAAGTTTGAGAGCATTTAGGAGACGTTACATAATTTGTAATAACCACCAGGGCAACATACCAAATAGGAAGCTTGTTCGTAAAATGTAGGGCAGTCACCTTTACACGACTGTTTCATTGATACAAAAGAGACGGCTATATTTTAATTACCATGTTACATCTCGTTCTGACTTTTATAGCGGGagagattttttgttttgttatcttTACATTTTACCTAATCCGAGTTATAATTTCCTAGTACAATGGacatttctgtttttttttttgtatcgaaagTTGTTGCATAATTGAATCTCATTATCATTTTATGATATGTCGATATCGGTACCGTGAATCACaaattatttttgcattaaAGTTGGCATTAAATGTTCGACTTTTCAATTAACTTGAATAGGATCTTTAGCTTGTGCAGTGTGTACTCAATTTACAATTTGAATGAAGTTTAAGTTAGAAACACATTACGATTCTATTGTGTCCGAGCATACGCAGCGTGGAAGTCAGTGACACGGTCGGTCAGTGTTATCTGGGAACTAAAATAGAATTCACGTAAGATTTTATATGTTCGCGCGGTAGATGACTCAGTGCCGTACAATGTACTGAATCAGGATGATGGCCTAGCACAGGACAGCTTTTGGTCTAAGTTATCGCACAGATATAATGACATAGATGCTTACAATTCACGGCCAATGTGTAAAGAGGAATATTTGATTTAGTCAGcacaatttttatattaataatctaATCAGTCTCTGTTAGACATCGCCGTCTGTCTAGTTTTTTCCAAATGCCATGAATCCAAAAAAGTAGCCAATCATTTCAAAATGAATCAGAACTACAGTAAAATCAAGTTcccattttaattaacattaatttacaattttaacaCTAATTAGATCGCTTAAAACGCAGGCATTTATATAGTTCTTGTAAGTAAAACACCTCTACATCAGGTTTGTATGTTAGTATTATAGTTTGTTTACATGAATTCTCTTAGGACTTAGCCAGAAGGAAGTTTAGACGTGCAGACGAAATGCAGACCAAGTACCGAAATATATTTGGCTTAGATAATAAATTGGTAAGATGGTTCACagtggatttgtttgtaaaaatgcTTGAGAAAATATGCAAGCTAGGTTATATTTTTGATGGTAGACGAATTTTATGTTAGCTGTTGAAGTGTTGTTGAGATTTTTAGCAAAAGTTAATAAGACAATGCAATTTTAGCAAAAGTTAGTGATACgatcagaaaaaatattttttggcatGCAGGGTACTTGGGATACCTCACGGTACCTGGTATCCCTACGATACATTCTTCCGTAATGTACCTAGACACCAAGTCTGAGCAAAGTGACACATAGAGAACCAAGAAAGTTTTATGAGAAGGCGCAACATTTTGACTGACACTGATTTTGACTGAAACTCTGATCAGTCAATCAATCACTGCGTTCATTCTTTGCGTTGTCAACATCTTACTCATCATTCAGTAATTTTTATAAGTGTTGTGTAGGTACCTGGTTGGGGACAAAACTTTTCGCGTGGGGCACATTTTTCATACATCTGCATATCTGGTTTGGGATGCTTCACGTGTTTAGCCAAGTTGATGGTACGGCAGACATCGCACCGTACCCGTTCAGTCTTGATGCCACAACGAGGTTCAGCAcacatgtttaattttcttttatggaCTTTTAACGAGACAGAAGATTTagaaacaaataacaaaaatgggATGTTGACGGAATCAAAAAGGTGAAGGTGATGGTCTGTCAGTTGGTTGTTTCATGTTTGCTTTTTAGCGTTTTCTGCCAGTTTTTGATTGAAGAAGGATGAGGTTTTATGTCGCTGCACCTCTTTGGCGTTTACTTGTAAAGTTGGTGAAAAGTAAAAACCttattatttaaagaattacatatttttagctGTCCAGTGAAAGAAATACgataaaatatttgtgatgCAAATCCGAAATCATTAAAACGCAGAAAATGCTATACCTACATCGAGTGACCTCTAACTGACACAATCACAGGAGCCAGTTGAGTATCAActttttattactgtttaaaattttagttatttaactAATCGCAATGATTAAAATTCAACATCTGCGAGCTAGATAGAGTAGGTAGCTACCAACTAGTCTCACAAACTGTCCGAACGAAACGCATGAAAGTATTATTCATAACTTTCCATTAACTTTTTCCAGCGAAAATGTATGTAAAGTATGTAAAGTCcagcctttttttataaaacaatcaGACCTATTTACCACAGGTAGCCATCATCTGGAAACTGTAGCACAAAATAGCGTTGCCCCGTTTCGAGTTTTATAGTCAGGTCAGACGAAATGACGCTTTCATTCACCATGTTCTGTGTTAAAATAACCGCGAGTCGGTACTTACACGTACTAGAACATATCGGCTATTTGTCAGTTTTATACGTTTACGCCTACGTCTTGTTATGGTGGTACAAGAGTTTTTTATCAGCTGATACTAACctatttttcaaattagatCAGCCAAATCAGCATATTGAATTTAGCCAATCATCTTGAAAACCACCGTGATTAAAATTCTTTTCGTTACGATTTTACCCACGTGTACCCAAAACATACTTACTGAATGGTTTATTAGCATtctatatattatacataagtgacgtaacaaaatataaacgtagtattaatgaaacaaaatataaccAATATTGGCACTGTAGGTCACAACAAAAATTCGGCTGGAGGTTTACACTAATTTCGAATAGGACACTGAAAGCTTATGTATGGAACTATGGAACACTAAATAACTTAGGGAGTCGGAAGTTAGGTAATGTAATAAATGATAGTGTGGTAAACATGTGGTTCCTAAATATTCAACAGCTAAAGAATTAATAGAATCGCCATGTTATTAGAGAGATAGTGTAATACTTAAGAACAAACAACGTTAACTacggaactacttcccgcagccgaataaaaactagcctatccTTTTTCAGGGTGTAGATTATCCGTGAACCAAATATCTATGTACATTGGTTCGGTAGTTTTTCAGTGAAAGCTGGCAGGATTGAGCTTTCTTATAGAACACCCACGTGCGTGAAGTAGACCCAAGTACAGAATGCAAGTTAAAACGCTACTGGACGCTGTCATATTATTCGATGTTCCACattacaaattgtataaaattattatttaattcttgcAGTTGCAGATTAAATGTAGCTGCATTTAATCTCAACTAACTGACATGGAAAACACGTTTGTGATAATGAGCATTTATTTTGATGCACTATACTTATCTAcctaaaataattgtattaaaataatatgtatttttcttgcAAAACAAAATTCCTTTTGATATTAGTTTGGACACCTCCAGCATCCACCAATTCGACTTCAGGGACTGTCAGGCGGATTTTAGGAAACTTTGACTCtagggctcgttaggtgatgaCAACTACTTACTCGATAAGCAGAAGAAGTATCCGGCTTTTTGGTTTGGTCATGTCTTTATAAAACTAATGAAGACTTTTACTTACGTTTTCTACTGAATGAATTTTTAGGTCTTACAATTTTATGGGCGTAGGAACTCCATTTTTTCACTAACTTTCATATTAAGTCGGGAAAAACAagatattttcatattattatgtccttcttaaataatattaacaaactataagtaaaataaattgacagTTAGCCATGGCCGTAGAGATGTGTAGCCGTGTTAATCCTTGAATGGATATTGAATGTCCTCATTGGTATAGAGACTGAAGAATGCTCTGACGATACCCGTTCCTTCGACAAAAGGTAAACGAAGGTCGtttttagtcggtaagagttCGGCACACCTCACCACCGATCCCTGATGTAGGGAATAAAGTAAGCGGGTCTCTAGATGCAAGACTTAGCTATCGAACGGCAACTGTACTCGCACCTCGAACCATAGAGGGCGGCTGTTTATCCAGAAGACCTACAATGAAGTACATGGCGTTAATAAAAAGAATCAATAGTGTAGAGGTCTCATCGCAGCCAGTCGTGTACGGATGTGATAAGCGCCCACGCATAGTGATTCGCATCCGCTACGTGTATGTATGTGTTGCGCAAACCACTGCTATGTGCTTCCGCGGTGCGACTAGGATGGCAGAGATAACGGTAGGTGTATTGCGAAATTTTGCCAAAAATTTGCCTATGTCGCCCGACCTCGGCACGCTAGCCCTTCGAGTTCCTGATTAATGTGATAAAATTGGTAGGTTAATAAAATGGTCGAAAGATaacaattgtattttaattggtttaaaTTTTGGGATttcacaaatattaataaaaaatgaattttcgAAAATGTCCAATTCTTCTTCTACTACAGCGATTTATCTGGCTGAACGTGGGATGATTTTGTGTGAGTTACATATCTGAAAGAAAACATTAATATGGTAGCTGTcgcaaaaaaatactatttcatGAATGATGCGGCATCATCAATTTGTATTTTTCATGAACAAGACACCAAAAATGTACTTACACATATCAGGGTTCCATGTTTTTTAAGAGCTCACCAAGAAGTCTTGATTTGGCGTTGAAGTGATCACCAAGCGGTAACCACTGAATCTGAACCAGCTTTTGAGTTCTGCAATTCTGGTATCATTTGTGTGAAAATGTacgaattttaataatttcctgTACCTACCTTTTTTTACTCATACATATCACATAGTCGTTTCAGATGACACGAGAATCTATCTACAACAAAGTggttactaaaattatttttcagcaaaaaatatatgttttgttCTATGTATAGTAATCGCAGTAGGTACAGGATATCTGCAGATAATACTCGCAAGAACAATGATGTGACACAATTTGGTGCAATGTgcaatacatatatatatgtattttatttagttaaaaatagatCTTGTTGCCAACTGCTTAAATATTCACTGCATATAGAAAACTActccaaatatttatttcgaaggaattttgaaaatattatatacatatttgattataGGATTTATAATGCTGACGTGGTTTGAAATATGCGTAGCGAGATATAGTTTCAAATAACAATTAATGACAAAAagctagctgttttcccgtgtTTTTAGCCGCGTCCCTCGTGAACTtattcccgtacccggataaaatatagcggACCTATAATACTCGCGGATGGTGTAGCTTCCCAAGAGCATAGagtgaaaggatttttaaaTTCGGGggtctcaaataaaaaaaatgtatgtgttTATTGAGAAGTTTTGTATTAGTTGAGAAGTATAGTAAAATCGTAGCAAGATGTAGCACGAACATCTACGCAACTTTTAAAAACTGTAACATGTGCCTTCTAATCAAAAACTACATTCATTGGAATTACCCATTTTAGTTAAGTACCTATTCGAATTCTAATAAGAGCGTCCATGAAAAACTGAATGACGTACtcgtatgtacctatattaactTTGATAACGTTATAAAACTCCGCTcgtatgtgaaaaaatattatgcaacGTCAAATTCAGTGTGTATTGTATGTACGTGTTAAAATGCATCCTTAACTGTCAAGTTATTATTCCCAACCCTTGTTAGAGGCAAACAAACACGAACAAGCCGTCATTATTTGCAAAAACGCCATTGTTTTACTTAAAAGGGCGACAGTGGAACTTGGACTTAAAGCTCCATTGAGCGTTTTCATGAATGGCGGGCGTGGTGGGGAGGCGAGGATGCGCGCGCGCCGGCAGATACTCCGTGCGCCGGAGGCTGCGTCACACGCACTTCAGTGAGGTTCACTAGTCACTTCACTGTCGGCGCGCAGGCGCAATAGCGCGCATTCGGCGGGACATTCAaattacaactttttttttcatttttatatttcgaacttcttattttttcttgtgTCTGACTGTACTGTGGTGTTGTTCAGTGTTGTTTGAGAACGAGAAACTGTTGGGCATGCTGGCGTAAGATGACGGCTTTTAACTTCAGGTAGGATTTATGTTTAAGCTGTTTAAGCTTTGAATACGAccgaaatataattttaagtcgAGTGGTTTTAATCATCTGTAActactaaaaatgttttttttttctgacagGAAAATAATTCTTGAAAATTATTCAGCTCCGACAAAAATATTTCTCGGTATCATCAATCGTATTAGAATTAATGGAGACTGAAGCTTCCAatataaaatcatcaaataacttttaaacgtggttcacaaataattttaaaactaaatgatttattttgtacatatcGGGTGGAATATGAAAACTACGAAGAAGGAACTCTTCAAATATCTTTGATCGTCAGTTCATAGACATTAAACGccttatattcatttattttatcaaaaaattgcAAATAGTCTCTctaagaattaattaaaatgattaaataatatataggaATAGTATTATCATTTTTGTCCTGTACTGTTTGCCGGCCGGTATTCTTGGAACTCAGATAGTGCACAGAGGGCCATTGATTGCGCTGAACAGTGTTCTAGGCGCTTGAATACGAtcgttattacattttaatttatagaaaaaaaaaaaaaattattacataatattatggtgaagttattttgtaagtttttttactaATGAGATTTTGAAAGTATAGGAACTGAATTTAAATTTCTGCTGAGTTGTTAGGCTAGCTTTTAGATATGGACTTACTACTGGTCTAAGCGGATAATTTATCTAGGTGTTACctacatgtatttttttaaattgttaaacatgttttaaaagtaagcagtttattaaaaaaaaagtaagtacTGTATATAAACAGCTTTCAAAATTACGATTAACATGTTCAGAAAACTCTCGTTacaataattaacttaattaaataccgctaaaaactaaataaataatagtatctACCTAAAATACGACCGTAGTAACCGCAAATATCGCCAAATTACAAACATTTTCTGCGCATACGCATGTCTCAGGATCACACGCAAATCGTGCGCACAGTTCATGTCTTGTCAGCGGGATGGGGTGCAAGGGCTGGCGGGGGAGAGGGGTAGGGTCACCACATGTTCCAATTTTGAATGAATGTGGTCACTGGTCAAACAAATGTCAAACAAACAAGTGaggaagttgttttttttttgagcttTTATGGCTGTTCCGTAGGAAGTGTGAGGAGACTACTTCAGGCGCCTAGGTAAAAAGTACCTTACCTATatgttatttcaatttttaaacgTGGTTAAGCTAGTTATTGTAAATTTTTGTGCTaaacttaaacattttttatatgtattgaattttatttaaaaagttacctATAAAGTTGCAAGGATCGGTAATAAATACTAGCCTTGACCATCCGAGTTTTTTGGGACTACTCCACAAAAATGAAAGCTTACTGAACAGTGAAcactgaattattttttcaaaacagaCCAGTGGTTAAGGAGATAAGTTGGTTCAAACAAGCGGACTCTAAAGCTTTAAGTATAATAATGTTAACTTTTAACGCAATGTCTTCGTAGGCTTAATCTGTGGGTGAATCaaatgtgtaggtacttacatccGCTTAATTAAGTTTccaaaaatactataaataaattagtcggCAACAAATAAAGGAAGTTCAAAAAAGCATGGTTgacaatttttaattgataaataacCGAAATGGTTTAGGTAACATGTTAGCACGATTGGAACCTAGTTTCCTGGATCCAAGCTTATTTCCAATTTAAGCgaaataagtacttataataAAGTAGCTATGTACTGCTCGTTGATTAGGAGtgaactaataatataaaattaaatgtgagtgcaaatatattttagaagtCGCGTGTTTTTTTCAGTGATAAGGTATTTCAAGATAGCGAACTACCGCCACAgttatttcaattcaattttgtAAATATGGAATTCATGCTCTTTTTAacagacttaaaaaaatactgtcatTGTTTGGATGCAGTTACCAATTTCCACTTCATCTCCCTACGTTGTTGAAAAAAACTCTCAGACTTATTAATTTAGAGCATCTAACAAGAAAGTTTCAACCAACACGAAAATAATTCACACCACTAAATTTAGACATTATCAAAGTTTACAACACCCAAAATTATATCTTATCGCCCTAGTAAAGTCATTTTAAGCTCACCTTATAATTCTACCGCGCCAACCCTACACCGCTCCCAGTGGGTCGTAAATCCACTCTCACACGAACCAAACCCGtccacaaaatatattaaaaaaacaccttGAGATTAAAACTAAAGACTATTGTTCCTTTTATACGAGATCCCGACGATCCAAGAGGAGAAATTCTTAGTCCCTTCATGCATAAATTCATTGTCGGTTTTGTGGCAAGCAGCCGTATAATTAAACTTAGAAGATTTAGATAACGGCAGAAAAGCCTTTCTTTTCGCAACAATGTAATTACAGTTCTATGCTTTCACGAATAAAGTTTCATTTTGTTTATCCGTAAGTTGTATAAAGTTTTTGCAAACGGTAGCGTTAGGTCTGCGCGCGCGATTTCTTTGAAATTTCTCTTTCAGTTTGGGctactgtttgtttttgtttttatgtgccGTTCGGTAATTTTGTTCAAAGCTCTCTGTTTGAGACAATGTTTAGCTTTTATATCTAAGGTTGCTTTAGTACAATGCGTTTGTATCCCGATGTGTGATTGATTTCCGCCGCGGTTTCCTGAGATGCTGTTAATTATGCATCTGTGTAATGTTTCATTTGCGTTTGTGTGGAAATGGTCGAGTTTccgtgtgttttattttttcttacggGATGTCAGAATGTTTGACTTTTGTGTAATCTTTCTGATATACAAAAATTGTTATGTATTATGATGAAGCTGTGCAATCTTTTCATAACCTCTTCGTATAAAGTTATTGTCAATAGTTAGTAATATTTGACTTTTTATTTCACTAAGAAAAGATACCATGATAACATACATCAATACGATTTGCCATTCTTATTCAAACATGCCCTAAATACATGCTAGTAAAACCATGAATGAATGTACGAAATAAAATGAAAGACAATACGCAATCGCAATATTTCCAGCTATAAAgtttaaaacttttgtttttattgggtCAACAATACACAGTTTAGCAAAGACAGACCAACATATTTCGTAATATGCTTATGAATACGACGAAGCTTCACTTTTCCTGTGTATGAGTATAAGTAAAGTTTGTTTGTGGTTACCATGGTTACAACACAATTTTCCCAGCTATGTAAGGTGGTTTCCAGTCTAATTTAACAGCCTACCTGGAACATAAACTAATTGATACAGTTTATTACAATAAACTCCCCGGTCACTTTCTGCCTTGTttctaattttcaattttcttaatTACTTAGGACGTTGTGTTGTTCAATAATATTCTTGTATTTCTCTCACATAGAAGGAATTAGTGATTCAGAGGGCTGCCAATGTGTCAATTATAGTGTTCCGGTCAAAAGCTTTGCATGTCTCATGAGCTTTCAAAGTGATAAGGGCTCGCAAGTTGTGGCCTGCATCTTAATAATGCATTTTGTATTGCTCACACGTTTATTTATTACTGGTAAATGGTAATAGAGTCGTTGCAATAGTTTATTACGTATCGTAACTGTTGATCGTATCATCGTATATTTGTTTTAGATGGGTTCTTAGAAACTGATTGCgtgtattattaaaacaaatatattatttagtgaATGATAGAATtacttatttagattttaatcTAACTTtgtaaaagtgaaaaaaatatcCGGCAATATTCATGAACATCTTGTTGAAAATCCAGTTTACCTCGTTAGTAACTCGCATGTGTGAGTAGGTATTGAAAGTAAACCTAGTGCTTACAAGGCTCCTGGCACGATATGCTCTCCTGGTAATTCTAGGTACAAACGAGACTCGGTCTAGACTGAGAGACTAAATCTAGATTTTATCTCGCCGCGCACAgacttgaataaaattagtctagaatgaaggaatagtaaaaatttttctaattttgttaggattatgctaataaaataatttatgaattctctattaacttttttttatttattttaacacttttttttgcaatcaattaattatttattggttaTGTTTATGTCAATAATAAAAGTTTGTTAGATAATGTGATGAaccattttagttttttatataataaaataaaaataaaaaacgaagaaactaatgttatttattgacaatttaattgaaagaaAAGAGGAAGATTTTTAAGAACCTGCTTTAGCATCTCTGTAAgcaaaagtaatattataagtagTGGAATAACAACGGCAACACTCTTTCTTGGTGACAAATAAAATCTCCATCatacaaataggtacttacataacaaTCACTGTATCATCCAGACATAAGAACATAGCAGGTCCCGTAAACGAGAAAAGaacctaattaaaaaaatctaaaggtTTGTTAGAAACTCATTCTACTAGTACTAGAAAAGTCTGTCTTACACGAGTAGCCATTCAACACTTCTATTAATAGCTTGACTACCAAGACGAAATTTCAGCGAAGCTCTCTATAAATCCTTGTAACTCGTTCCTTGTAATACGCGATCAAAAGATCCTGATCTCCTAGTATCACAAAACGGTTCGTGGAACTAAATAGAACCAGGTCTAATGTGACACGAGgaaattatgtttcttttgaacCTGTTTTCTTTCAAAGCACTTTTTTTCAATTATGgttaaatgtaattaaataaaatctttcatttGTGGGAGAGAGCTCGGTTCATTGCCCGACCTAGGTCATGTCTCCTAAGCATTTTCTCAATAATCCCGGGTTGGTCCCATTAATGGTACCCGATCTCTCCGTATGGAATACAAGGATTCCAAAACGTacagactgcctatctgagcacCTCAACCTAAGACATATTGCTTAGTAAGACTTGATTGGTCACAACTTTCCATTTTTAAGTATCCCTTAATTCTAAAGATGGCCAGCACCGAAGTATTATGATGACAGACAGAGGTCACTGATCCAAATATTAACTGCTGAATTGACTCCCATGTTTAAAAGCGTTGTGCGACCTGCGTGTGTGGTCTAAGGGTTTTCATATtataaattgattgatttgagTAAAgccaaaaattaaatacatcagTTGAGTGACTTTTCATGTGTATATTTGTGATGTTTCTTGAACATAGCAAGAAACATTTTTCAAACTATCACGGATTTTGTTGTTAAAGTTTGCGTTTGGAACATACGGGGCCACTACAGGTCCCTAGAGTGTTAGTGGTCCTGAGAGTATTAGTGAGTATTTTGGATTCGTGCCACATACATACTGACTTGTACCTGTTACATACATTTCCAATCTAACTGAATACGGTAGTAAGAACTTAAATCTATGCTTTTTAAACTGTACGCTTTTCATATTACTTACAAGAAAAGCACGCGACAGGTCTTGAAAAGTTGCTCAATGATGAACCAAATTGACCTACAACTTGATATAGCCCAGACAATGTCCCAACTGACGGATTTGTAATTTCTACCATGGCTTTTTACGATTGCGGTTTACAATTTAGTACATTTAGTAATCATGATTTATTTACGTTCCATGAGTTATGTAACAAAATATGTGTAAAGAAATATGTCTCTAGTTTTCAATTTGGTTTTACCTGCCTCTTTTATCCAGTGTATAAGAGGATATGTTTCAAATTCCAATAATTACCCGAATTGTTGATACGATATCGTTAACTAATTGGGCTTCTATGCAATCTGCAATAGCCATGAAGGCACCCAATATAATCAATAGATAGCTAATTGCTAATTACCGTTCATGTGAAATGTGTGTGGCTAatgattttgaatttagaatcatTTCCACGAAATTTTCAAATTATCCCATAAACTGCACTTTCTTCAAGAGTTATTGTATACCTTCGTGACTCTCTGAGAGCCTGGTACATGCACAGACTTACAGCAACCTGTTGGCTATTTCAATTCGGTCAAGGTTGTACCGGCAATCGCTTGCTATTAGGGAAACTGAACGGGATTTGAGGTAAGGAATGCCGCGTAGGGCTGGCGCAATCAACTTATTACATCTTAAAAAATCACCTGTAGAATTACGTGATTTAATTAATTCCAATAGGAAAATAATCCGCTTGGGAAAGATGGGAATCTCATCTTCATCATGCATAATGTAGGcgtagtaggtatataagtaaTCAATGGTAGTATCTTTTGCACTTTAAAGTTTCGAAGTTATCTGAAGACAAAGTTAGATTTATGACGATTTTGATGTCATTCCAATCGTTTTAAAGACACTGATTGATAAAGTCTAGTTACACTTTTCTATAAGTTCCTAATTTCATCTAATAACCTGACTGCT from Helicoverpa zea isolate HzStark_Cry1AcR chromosome 20, ilHelZeax1.1, whole genome shotgun sequence includes these protein-coding regions:
- the LOC124640483 gene encoding uncharacterized protein LOC124640483; the encoded protein is MCAEPRCGIKTERVRCDVCRTINLAKHVKHPKPDMQMYEKCAPREKFCPQPDIPLHPTCIKVCSRHEYKMKKSGQTVAIPRMPYYVHGKLLYAIKAGIIVGSLYFTYTQGVWGDQREVTECLRRWSEYLRSINTRRPPVFDQCGNVIKKDTVETMAGPLYSIYKSAVTTCFAGVVKVPLLIKCAYFDYLKAMEKKKMEEEMERKLKKK